The Arachis hypogaea cultivar Tifrunner chromosome 19, arahy.Tifrunner.gnm2.J5K5, whole genome shotgun sequence genome has a window encoding:
- the LOC112777432 gene encoding heterogeneous nuclear ribonucleoprotein 1, translated as MDSDQGKLFIGGISWDTNEDKLKDHFCNYGDVTNASVMRDKNTGKPRGFAFVEFADPSVLDRVLQDKHVIDGRTVDAKRALSREDQQVSVTSRGGNSHSGWNSGGNGGNTRTKKIFVGGLPPTLTEEKFRQYFESYGHVTDVVVMFDQNTGRPRGFGFISFDNEEAVDRVLHKTFHDLYGKQVEVKRALPKDANPGSTGRGGGGGAGGYQGYGSSGGSQNAYDGRMDSSRYIQPPSAAGGFPTYGSAGYSAPGYGYGPANNGIGYGAYGSYGGVAAGYGGAGGAAYGNPNVANAAYTGGAPGGPRSSWPAQAASGYGSMGYGNTAAWGAPGGVAGSGGSGPGSATAGQSPGGAAGYGNQGYGYGGYGSDSSYGNPSGYGAVGGRTGGTPNSNSSNAGGNELQGSGGSGSYMGSGYGDANGHSGYGNAGWRSEQTQRSGNYGTPQGNGSHGGQVGYGGGYAGAQSRQAQQQ; from the exons ATGGATTCGGATCAGGGGAAGCTATTCATCGGAGGGATTTCGTGGGACACCAATGAGGACAAGTTGAAGGACCATTTCTGCAACTATGGTGACGTCACCAACGCCTCCGTCATGAGGGACAAGAACACCGGCAAGCCCAGAGGCTTCGCCTTTGTTGAATTCGCCGATCCCTCTGTTCTCGATAGGGTCCTCCAAGATAAGCATGTCATTGATGGCAGAACG GTTGATGCTAAGAGGGCCTTATCAAGAGAGGATCAACAAGTTTCTGTCACTTCAAGAGGTGGAAATTCTCATTCTGGTTGGAATTCTGGTGGAAATGGTGGAAACACGAGGACCAAGAAGATATTTGTTGGAGGGTTGCCTCCCACACTGACAGAAGAAAAATTTCGTCAATACTTTGAGTCATATGGTCATGTAACTGATGTAGTAGTTATGTTTGACCAGAATACTGGACGACCACGTGGATTTGGTTTTATTTCATTTGACAATGAGGAGGCAGTTGATAGGGTTTTGCATAAGACATTTCATGATTTATATGGTAAGCAAGTAGAGGTGAAGCGTGCacttcctaaagatgccaatcctGGTTCAACTGGCCGTGGTGGAGGTGGTGGCGCAGGAGGGTATCAAGGGTATGGATCATCTGGTGGCAGCCAGAATGCTTATGATGGTCGTATGGATTCTAGTAGGTATATTCAGCCTCCAAGTGCTGCTGGGGGATTCCCAACTTATGGTTCTGCTGGCTATAGTGCACCTGGGTATGGTTATGGTCCAGCCAATAATGGCATTGGCTACGGTGCATATGGAAGTTATGGTGGTGTTGCTGCTGGGTATGGTGGAGCTGGCGGTGCAGCTTATGGGAATCCAAATGTTGCTAATGCTGCTTACACTGGTGGTGCACCTGGTGGCCCAAGGAGTTCATGGCCTGCTCAGGCTGCTTCTGGCTATGGGTCTATGGGCTATGGGAACACTGCTGCGTGGGGTGCTCCAGGTGGCGTTGCTGGATCTGGCGGCAGTGGTCCTGGTTCAGCAACTGCAGGTCAATCTCCTGGCGGAGCTGCTGGCTACGGGAATCAAGGATATGGATATGGTGGGTATGGTAGTGATAGTTCTTATGGGAATCCCAGCGGATATGGTGCTGTTGGAGGGCGTACTGGGGGTACCCCAAATAGTAATTCTAGCAATGCTGGTGGGAATGAACTACAAGGTAGTGGTGGCAGTGGGAGCTATATGGGAAGTGGTTATGGGGATGCAAATGGACATTCAGGTTATGGAAATGCTGGTTGGAGATCTGAACAAACTCAACGGTCTGGAAACTATGGGACTCCTCAGGGAAATGGCTCTCATGGTGGGCAAGTTGGTTATGGTGGTGGGTATGCTGGTGCTCAGTCACGACAAGCTCAACAACAGTAA